One Vicugna pacos chromosome 31, VicPac4, whole genome shotgun sequence genomic region harbors:
- the SECISBP2 gene encoding selenocysteine insertion sequence-binding protein 2 isoform X6 has product MGTNTSRRSGCWRSMCCSSVAVGVLLCSGPENSERPETQKPPKWGPLHPAPTDISLLREVGKPAAASPEGEIVVKTNNPTESVTASAAASPSSCTRELSWTPMGYVVRQTLSTELSPAPKNVTSMINLKMVASSADPKNGSMSSSEVLSSAPSYREKHVAHPARKSKASQGGDPEQNEASRRNKKKKEKSKSKYEVLTVQEPPRIENNFKNSGKKSQIPVQLDLGGMLTALEKKQHSQNAKQSSRPVVFSVGAVPVLSRESASGKKGQRPGPVKTPHNPLDSSAPLVKKGKQREVPKAKRPTSLKKIILKERQERKQQRLQENAVSPASAGEDAQAPAQPDPSGGSEESVSCAPVEESKSEEQPGAELQREAEARPRIHSRRFRDYCSQVLSKEVDACVTDLLKELVRFQDRMYQKDPVKAKAKRRLVLGLREVLKHLKLKKLKCVIISPNCEKIQSKGGLDDTLHSIIDHACEQNIPFVFALNRKALGRSLNKAVPVSVVGVFSYDGAQDQFHKMVELTMAARQSYKAMLENVHRELAAAPGPQAPASPPVQGPNLSTEDGPPAPAGEEEQCYIEIWRRHLEAYSRRALELETSLEASTSQMMNLNL; this is encoded by the exons ATGGGCACCAACACCAGCAGAAGATCGGGCTGTTGGCGCAGTATGTGTTGTTCATCGGTAGCAGTAGGCGTTCTGCTCTGCAGT GGTCCAGAGAACAGTGAGAGACCAGAGACACAAAAGCCGCCCAAGTGGGGGCCTTTACACCCCGCCCCCACCGACATTTCTCTTCTAAGAGAAGTGGGGAAACCCGCTGCGGCGTCGCCAGAG GGCGAAATAGTGGTGAAAACCAATAACCCGACCGAGTCTGTAACTGCTAGCGCTGCTGCCAGTCCCTCCTCGTGCACGAGAG AATTATCTTGGACACCAATGGGTTATGTTGTTCGGCAGACATTATCTACAGAACTGTCACCAGCCCCTAAAAATGTTACTTCCATGATAAACCTAAAGATGGTTGCTTCATCAGCAGATCCTAAAAATGGTAGTATGTCGTCTTCTGAAGTTTTATCTTCGGCTCCTTCCTACAGAGAGAAACACGTTGCCCATCCTGCGAGAAAG TCCAAAGCATCACAAGGTGGCGATCCTGAGCAAAACGAAGCCTcaagaaggaataagaaaaagaaggaaaagtctAAATCGAAATACGAAGTCCTGACAGTTCAGGAGCCACCAAGGATTGAG aataattttaaaaatagtggaAAGAAGAGCCAGATTCCAGTACAGTTGGATTTGGGGGGAATGCTGACTGCGCTGGAAAAGAAGCAGCACTCCCAGAATGCAAAGCAGTCCTCCAGACCCGTGGTGTTCTCAG tcggggcGGTGCCCGTCCTCTCCAGGGAGTCCGCGTCCGGGAAGAAGGGCCAGCGCCCCGGCCCGGTGAAGACCCCGCACAACCCCCTGGACTCCAGCGCGCCCCTGGTGAAGAAGGGGAAGCAGAGGGAGGTGCCCAAGGCCAAGAGGCCGACCTCGCTGAAGAAG atcattttgAAAGAGCGGcaggagaggaagcagcagcGTCTCCAGGAGAATGCCGTGAGCCCCGCCTCTGCCGGCGAGGACGCGCAGGCGCCCGCGCAGCCGGACCCCTCAG GGGGATCGGAAGAGTCGGTGTCCTGTGCTCCTGTGGAGGAGAGCAAGTCCGAAGAGCAGCCGGGAGCTGAGCTCCAGAGGGAGGCGGAGGCCCGCCCCAGGATCCACAGCCGACGGTTCCGGGA TTACTGCAGCCAGGTGCTCAGTAAGGAGGTAGACGCGTGTGTCACGGATCTGCTGAAAGAGCTGGTGCGTTTCCAAGACCGGATGTACCAGAAAGACCCGGTCAAGGCCAAGGCCAAGCGCCGCCTCGTGCTGGGGCTGCGGGAAGTCCTCAAGCACCTGAAGCTCAAAAAGCTGAAATGCGTCATCATCTCCCCCAACTGTGAGAAGATCCAGTCGAAAG GTGGGCTGGACGACACGCTGCACAGCATCATCGACCACGCCTGCGAGCAGAACATCCCGTTCGTGTTTGCCCTCAACCGCAAAGCGCTGGGGCGCAGCCTGAACAAGGCGGTCCCCGTCAGCGTGGTGGGGGTCTTCAGCTACGATGGGGCCCAG GACCAGTTCCACAAGATGGTTGAGCTGACGATGGCGGCCCGGCAGTCGTACAAGGCCATGCTGGAGAACGTGCACCGGGAGCTGGCGGCGGCTCCCGGGCCCCAGGCCCCGGCCAGCCCACCCGTGCAGGGGCCCAACCTCTCCACGGAGGACgggcccccagcccccgccgGGGAAGAGGAGCAATGCTACA TTGAAATCTGGAGAAGGCACCTGGAGGCGTACAGCCGACGTGCCCTGGAACTGGAGACGTCGCTGGAGGCTTCGACCTCTCAGATGATGAACTTGAATTTGTAA
- the SECISBP2 gene encoding selenocysteine insertion sequence-binding protein 2 isoform X3, translating to MASEGPREPAGEGIKLSADVRPFVPKFAGLGVPWSESSEARVFPSCAATTYYPCVQELPVPEQKLCTEDTAFGASTFPAQYFPPEITLHPYAYPPYTLESPRNVCRVPGPQYDYSQPRCFGGFQTVKPRNEHMCPLPQNAKALFKKKAYEEQKFDSKKTDGPVSSDLQSVKASHMPIHAENSLKSDGYYKRTDRKSRIIEKSGSASKPEFEFTRLDFPELQGPENSERPETQKPPKWGPLHPAPTDISLLREVGKPAAASPEGEIVVKTNNPTESVTASAAASPSSCTRDPKNGSMSSSEVLSSAPSYREKHVAHPARKSKASQGGDPEQNEASRRNKKKKEKSKSKYEVLTVQEPPRIENNFKNSGKKSQIPVQLDLGGMLTALEKKQHSQNAKQSSRPVVFSVGAVPVLSRESASGKKGQRPGPVKTPHNPLDSSAPLVKKGKQREVPKAKRPTSLKKIILKERQERKQQRLQENAVSPASAGEDAQAPAQPDPSGGSEESVSCAPVEESKSEEQPGAELQREAEARPRIHSRRFRDYCSQVLSKEVDACVTDLLKELVRFQDRMYQKDPVKAKAKRRLVLGLREVLKHLKLKKLKCVIISPNCEKIQSKGGLDDTLHSIIDHACEQNIPFVFALNRKALGRSLNKAVPVSVVGVFSYDGAQDQFHKMVELTMAARQSYKAMLENVHRELAAAPGPQAPASPPVQGPNLSTEDGPPAPAGEEEQCYIEIWRRHLEAYSRRALELETSLEASTSQMMNLNL from the exons ATGGCGTCGGAGGGGCCGCGGGAGCCCGCGGGCGAG GGCATCAAGTTGTCGGCAGATGTCAGACCTTTTGTCCCCAAATTTGCTGGGCTCGGTGTGCCATGGTCGGAGTCGTCAGAAGCACGAGTTTTCCCCAGCTGTGCAGCCACGACATACTATCCATGTGTCCAAGAACTACCAGTGCCTGA ACAGAAGCTCTGTACTGAAGATACGGCTTTTGGAGCTTCAACCTTTCCAGCTCAGTACTTCCCTCCTGAGATCACTCTCCACCCGTACGCCTACCCTCCTTACACCCTGGAGTCTCCACGGAATGTTTGCCGAGTGCCTGGCCCCCAGTATGATTACAGCCAGCCCCGTTGTTTTGGAGGTTTTCAGACAGTGAAGCCACGAAATGAGCACATGTGCCCTCTCCCACAGAATGCGAAAGCGCTCTTCAAG AAGAAGGCCTATGAAGAGCAGAAGTTTGACAGTAAGAAGACCGATGGACCTGTATCATCTGACTTACAGTCAGTTAAAGCTTCACATATGCCCATTCATGCTGagaatagtttgaaatcag ATGGTTATTATAAACGAACAGACAGGAAATCCAGAATCATTGAAAAAAGTGGATCTGCCTCCAAACCTGAGTTTGAATTTACCAGGTTGGATTTTCCTGAACTGCAGGGTCCAGAGAACAGTGAGAGACCAGAGACACAAAAGCCGCCCAAGTGGGGGCCTTTACACCCCGCCCCCACCGACATTTCTCTTCTAAGAGAAGTGGGGAAACCCGCTGCGGCGTCGCCAGAG GGCGAAATAGTGGTGAAAACCAATAACCCGACCGAGTCTGTAACTGCTAGCGCTGCTGCCAGTCCCTCCTCGTGCACGAGAG ATCCTAAAAATGGTAGTATGTCGTCTTCTGAAGTTTTATCTTCGGCTCCTTCCTACAGAGAGAAACACGTTGCCCATCCTGCGAGAAAG TCCAAAGCATCACAAGGTGGCGATCCTGAGCAAAACGAAGCCTcaagaaggaataagaaaaagaaggaaaagtctAAATCGAAATACGAAGTCCTGACAGTTCAGGAGCCACCAAGGATTGAG aataattttaaaaatagtggaAAGAAGAGCCAGATTCCAGTACAGTTGGATTTGGGGGGAATGCTGACTGCGCTGGAAAAGAAGCAGCACTCCCAGAATGCAAAGCAGTCCTCCAGACCCGTGGTGTTCTCAG tcggggcGGTGCCCGTCCTCTCCAGGGAGTCCGCGTCCGGGAAGAAGGGCCAGCGCCCCGGCCCGGTGAAGACCCCGCACAACCCCCTGGACTCCAGCGCGCCCCTGGTGAAGAAGGGGAAGCAGAGGGAGGTGCCCAAGGCCAAGAGGCCGACCTCGCTGAAGAAG atcattttgAAAGAGCGGcaggagaggaagcagcagcGTCTCCAGGAGAATGCCGTGAGCCCCGCCTCTGCCGGCGAGGACGCGCAGGCGCCCGCGCAGCCGGACCCCTCAG GGGGATCGGAAGAGTCGGTGTCCTGTGCTCCTGTGGAGGAGAGCAAGTCCGAAGAGCAGCCGGGAGCTGAGCTCCAGAGGGAGGCGGAGGCCCGCCCCAGGATCCACAGCCGACGGTTCCGGGA TTACTGCAGCCAGGTGCTCAGTAAGGAGGTAGACGCGTGTGTCACGGATCTGCTGAAAGAGCTGGTGCGTTTCCAAGACCGGATGTACCAGAAAGACCCGGTCAAGGCCAAGGCCAAGCGCCGCCTCGTGCTGGGGCTGCGGGAAGTCCTCAAGCACCTGAAGCTCAAAAAGCTGAAATGCGTCATCATCTCCCCCAACTGTGAGAAGATCCAGTCGAAAG GTGGGCTGGACGACACGCTGCACAGCATCATCGACCACGCCTGCGAGCAGAACATCCCGTTCGTGTTTGCCCTCAACCGCAAAGCGCTGGGGCGCAGCCTGAACAAGGCGGTCCCCGTCAGCGTGGTGGGGGTCTTCAGCTACGATGGGGCCCAG GACCAGTTCCACAAGATGGTTGAGCTGACGATGGCGGCCCGGCAGTCGTACAAGGCCATGCTGGAGAACGTGCACCGGGAGCTGGCGGCGGCTCCCGGGCCCCAGGCCCCGGCCAGCCCACCCGTGCAGGGGCCCAACCTCTCCACGGAGGACgggcccccagcccccgccgGGGAAGAGGAGCAATGCTACA TTGAAATCTGGAGAAGGCACCTGGAGGCGTACAGCCGACGTGCCCTGGAACTGGAGACGTCGCTGGAGGCTTCGACCTCTCAGATGATGAACTTGAATTTGTAA
- the SECISBP2 gene encoding selenocysteine insertion sequence-binding protein 2 isoform X5: MASEGPREPAGEGIKLSADVRPFVPKFAGLGVPWSESSEARVFPSCAATTYYPCVQELPVPEQKLCTEDTAFGASTFPAQYFPPEITLHPYAYPPYTLESPRNVCRVPGPQYDYSQPRCFGGFQTVKPRNEHMCPLPQNAKALFKKKAYEEQKFDSKKTDGPVSSDLQSVKASHMPIHAENSLKSDGYYKRTDRKSRIIEKSGSASKPEFEFTRLDFPELQGPENSERPETQKPPKWGPLHPAPTDISLLREVGKPAAASPESKASQGGDPEQNEASRRNKKKKEKSKSKYEVLTVQEPPRIENNFKNSGKKSQIPVQLDLGGMLTALEKKQHSQNAKQSSRPVVFSVGAVPVLSRESASGKKGQRPGPVKTPHNPLDSSAPLVKKGKQREVPKAKRPTSLKKIILKERQERKQQRLQENAVSPASAGEDAQAPAQPDPSGGSEESVSCAPVEESKSEEQPGAELQREAEARPRIHSRRFRDYCSQVLSKEVDACVTDLLKELVRFQDRMYQKDPVKAKAKRRLVLGLREVLKHLKLKKLKCVIISPNCEKIQSKGGLDDTLHSIIDHACEQNIPFVFALNRKALGRSLNKAVPVSVVGVFSYDGAQDQFHKMVELTMAARQSYKAMLENVHRELAAAPGPQAPASPPVQGPNLSTEDGPPAPAGEEEQCYIEIWRRHLEAYSRRALELETSLEASTSQMMNLNL, translated from the exons ATGGCGTCGGAGGGGCCGCGGGAGCCCGCGGGCGAG GGCATCAAGTTGTCGGCAGATGTCAGACCTTTTGTCCCCAAATTTGCTGGGCTCGGTGTGCCATGGTCGGAGTCGTCAGAAGCACGAGTTTTCCCCAGCTGTGCAGCCACGACATACTATCCATGTGTCCAAGAACTACCAGTGCCTGA ACAGAAGCTCTGTACTGAAGATACGGCTTTTGGAGCTTCAACCTTTCCAGCTCAGTACTTCCCTCCTGAGATCACTCTCCACCCGTACGCCTACCCTCCTTACACCCTGGAGTCTCCACGGAATGTTTGCCGAGTGCCTGGCCCCCAGTATGATTACAGCCAGCCCCGTTGTTTTGGAGGTTTTCAGACAGTGAAGCCACGAAATGAGCACATGTGCCCTCTCCCACAGAATGCGAAAGCGCTCTTCAAG AAGAAGGCCTATGAAGAGCAGAAGTTTGACAGTAAGAAGACCGATGGACCTGTATCATCTGACTTACAGTCAGTTAAAGCTTCACATATGCCCATTCATGCTGagaatagtttgaaatcag ATGGTTATTATAAACGAACAGACAGGAAATCCAGAATCATTGAAAAAAGTGGATCTGCCTCCAAACCTGAGTTTGAATTTACCAGGTTGGATTTTCCTGAACTGCAGGGTCCAGAGAACAGTGAGAGACCAGAGACACAAAAGCCGCCCAAGTGGGGGCCTTTACACCCCGCCCCCACCGACATTTCTCTTCTAAGAGAAGTGGGGAAACCCGCTGCGGCGTCGCCAGAG TCCAAAGCATCACAAGGTGGCGATCCTGAGCAAAACGAAGCCTcaagaaggaataagaaaaagaaggaaaagtctAAATCGAAATACGAAGTCCTGACAGTTCAGGAGCCACCAAGGATTGAG aataattttaaaaatagtggaAAGAAGAGCCAGATTCCAGTACAGTTGGATTTGGGGGGAATGCTGACTGCGCTGGAAAAGAAGCAGCACTCCCAGAATGCAAAGCAGTCCTCCAGACCCGTGGTGTTCTCAG tcggggcGGTGCCCGTCCTCTCCAGGGAGTCCGCGTCCGGGAAGAAGGGCCAGCGCCCCGGCCCGGTGAAGACCCCGCACAACCCCCTGGACTCCAGCGCGCCCCTGGTGAAGAAGGGGAAGCAGAGGGAGGTGCCCAAGGCCAAGAGGCCGACCTCGCTGAAGAAG atcattttgAAAGAGCGGcaggagaggaagcagcagcGTCTCCAGGAGAATGCCGTGAGCCCCGCCTCTGCCGGCGAGGACGCGCAGGCGCCCGCGCAGCCGGACCCCTCAG GGGGATCGGAAGAGTCGGTGTCCTGTGCTCCTGTGGAGGAGAGCAAGTCCGAAGAGCAGCCGGGAGCTGAGCTCCAGAGGGAGGCGGAGGCCCGCCCCAGGATCCACAGCCGACGGTTCCGGGA TTACTGCAGCCAGGTGCTCAGTAAGGAGGTAGACGCGTGTGTCACGGATCTGCTGAAAGAGCTGGTGCGTTTCCAAGACCGGATGTACCAGAAAGACCCGGTCAAGGCCAAGGCCAAGCGCCGCCTCGTGCTGGGGCTGCGGGAAGTCCTCAAGCACCTGAAGCTCAAAAAGCTGAAATGCGTCATCATCTCCCCCAACTGTGAGAAGATCCAGTCGAAAG GTGGGCTGGACGACACGCTGCACAGCATCATCGACCACGCCTGCGAGCAGAACATCCCGTTCGTGTTTGCCCTCAACCGCAAAGCGCTGGGGCGCAGCCTGAACAAGGCGGTCCCCGTCAGCGTGGTGGGGGTCTTCAGCTACGATGGGGCCCAG GACCAGTTCCACAAGATGGTTGAGCTGACGATGGCGGCCCGGCAGTCGTACAAGGCCATGCTGGAGAACGTGCACCGGGAGCTGGCGGCGGCTCCCGGGCCCCAGGCCCCGGCCAGCCCACCCGTGCAGGGGCCCAACCTCTCCACGGAGGACgggcccccagcccccgccgGGGAAGAGGAGCAATGCTACA TTGAAATCTGGAGAAGGCACCTGGAGGCGTACAGCCGACGTGCCCTGGAACTGGAGACGTCGCTGGAGGCTTCGACCTCTCAGATGATGAACTTGAATTTGTAA
- the SECISBP2 gene encoding selenocysteine insertion sequence-binding protein 2 isoform X1 produces the protein MASEGPREPAGEGIKLSADVRPFVPKFAGLGVPWSESSEARVFPSCAATTYYPCVQELPVPEQKLCTEDTAFGASTFPAQYFPPEITLHPYAYPPYTLESPRNVCRVPGPQYDYSQPRCFGGFQTVKPRNEHMCPLPQNAKALFKKKAYEEQKFDSKKTDGPVSSDLQSVKASHMPIHAENSLKSDGYYKRTDRKSRIIEKSGSASKPEFEFTRLDFPELQGPENSERPETQKPPKWGPLHPAPTDISLLREVGKPAAASPEGEIVVKTNNPTESVTASAAASPSSCTRELSWTPMGYVVRQTLSTELSPAPKNVTSMINLKMVASSADPKNGSMSSSEVLSSAPSYREKHVAHPARKSKASQGGDPEQNEASRRNKKKKEKSKSKYEVLTVQEPPRIENNFKNSGKKSQIPVQLDLGGMLTALEKKQHSQNAKQSSRPVVFSVGAVPVLSRESASGKKGQRPGPVKTPHNPLDSSAPLVKKGKQREVPKAKRPTSLKKIILKERQERKQQRLQENAVSPASAGEDAQAPAQPDPSGGSEESVSCAPVEESKSEEQPGAELQREAEARPRIHSRRFRDYCSQVLSKEVDACVTDLLKELVRFQDRMYQKDPVKAKAKRRLVLGLREVLKHLKLKKLKCVIISPNCEKIQSKGGLDDTLHSIIDHACEQNIPFVFALNRKALGRSLNKAVPVSVVGVFSYDGAQDQFHKMVELTMAARQSYKAMLENVHRELAAAPGPQAPASPPVQGPNLSTEDGPPAPAGEEEQCYIEIWRRHLEAYSRRALELETSLEASTSQMMNLNL, from the exons ATGGCGTCGGAGGGGCCGCGGGAGCCCGCGGGCGAG GGCATCAAGTTGTCGGCAGATGTCAGACCTTTTGTCCCCAAATTTGCTGGGCTCGGTGTGCCATGGTCGGAGTCGTCAGAAGCACGAGTTTTCCCCAGCTGTGCAGCCACGACATACTATCCATGTGTCCAAGAACTACCAGTGCCTGA ACAGAAGCTCTGTACTGAAGATACGGCTTTTGGAGCTTCAACCTTTCCAGCTCAGTACTTCCCTCCTGAGATCACTCTCCACCCGTACGCCTACCCTCCTTACACCCTGGAGTCTCCACGGAATGTTTGCCGAGTGCCTGGCCCCCAGTATGATTACAGCCAGCCCCGTTGTTTTGGAGGTTTTCAGACAGTGAAGCCACGAAATGAGCACATGTGCCCTCTCCCACAGAATGCGAAAGCGCTCTTCAAG AAGAAGGCCTATGAAGAGCAGAAGTTTGACAGTAAGAAGACCGATGGACCTGTATCATCTGACTTACAGTCAGTTAAAGCTTCACATATGCCCATTCATGCTGagaatagtttgaaatcag ATGGTTATTATAAACGAACAGACAGGAAATCCAGAATCATTGAAAAAAGTGGATCTGCCTCCAAACCTGAGTTTGAATTTACCAGGTTGGATTTTCCTGAACTGCAGGGTCCAGAGAACAGTGAGAGACCAGAGACACAAAAGCCGCCCAAGTGGGGGCCTTTACACCCCGCCCCCACCGACATTTCTCTTCTAAGAGAAGTGGGGAAACCCGCTGCGGCGTCGCCAGAG GGCGAAATAGTGGTGAAAACCAATAACCCGACCGAGTCTGTAACTGCTAGCGCTGCTGCCAGTCCCTCCTCGTGCACGAGAG AATTATCTTGGACACCAATGGGTTATGTTGTTCGGCAGACATTATCTACAGAACTGTCACCAGCCCCTAAAAATGTTACTTCCATGATAAACCTAAAGATGGTTGCTTCATCAGCAGATCCTAAAAATGGTAGTATGTCGTCTTCTGAAGTTTTATCTTCGGCTCCTTCCTACAGAGAGAAACACGTTGCCCATCCTGCGAGAAAG TCCAAAGCATCACAAGGTGGCGATCCTGAGCAAAACGAAGCCTcaagaaggaataagaaaaagaaggaaaagtctAAATCGAAATACGAAGTCCTGACAGTTCAGGAGCCACCAAGGATTGAG aataattttaaaaatagtggaAAGAAGAGCCAGATTCCAGTACAGTTGGATTTGGGGGGAATGCTGACTGCGCTGGAAAAGAAGCAGCACTCCCAGAATGCAAAGCAGTCCTCCAGACCCGTGGTGTTCTCAG tcggggcGGTGCCCGTCCTCTCCAGGGAGTCCGCGTCCGGGAAGAAGGGCCAGCGCCCCGGCCCGGTGAAGACCCCGCACAACCCCCTGGACTCCAGCGCGCCCCTGGTGAAGAAGGGGAAGCAGAGGGAGGTGCCCAAGGCCAAGAGGCCGACCTCGCTGAAGAAG atcattttgAAAGAGCGGcaggagaggaagcagcagcGTCTCCAGGAGAATGCCGTGAGCCCCGCCTCTGCCGGCGAGGACGCGCAGGCGCCCGCGCAGCCGGACCCCTCAG GGGGATCGGAAGAGTCGGTGTCCTGTGCTCCTGTGGAGGAGAGCAAGTCCGAAGAGCAGCCGGGAGCTGAGCTCCAGAGGGAGGCGGAGGCCCGCCCCAGGATCCACAGCCGACGGTTCCGGGA TTACTGCAGCCAGGTGCTCAGTAAGGAGGTAGACGCGTGTGTCACGGATCTGCTGAAAGAGCTGGTGCGTTTCCAAGACCGGATGTACCAGAAAGACCCGGTCAAGGCCAAGGCCAAGCGCCGCCTCGTGCTGGGGCTGCGGGAAGTCCTCAAGCACCTGAAGCTCAAAAAGCTGAAATGCGTCATCATCTCCCCCAACTGTGAGAAGATCCAGTCGAAAG GTGGGCTGGACGACACGCTGCACAGCATCATCGACCACGCCTGCGAGCAGAACATCCCGTTCGTGTTTGCCCTCAACCGCAAAGCGCTGGGGCGCAGCCTGAACAAGGCGGTCCCCGTCAGCGTGGTGGGGGTCTTCAGCTACGATGGGGCCCAG GACCAGTTCCACAAGATGGTTGAGCTGACGATGGCGGCCCGGCAGTCGTACAAGGCCATGCTGGAGAACGTGCACCGGGAGCTGGCGGCGGCTCCCGGGCCCCAGGCCCCGGCCAGCCCACCCGTGCAGGGGCCCAACCTCTCCACGGAGGACgggcccccagcccccgccgGGGAAGAGGAGCAATGCTACA TTGAAATCTGGAGAAGGCACCTGGAGGCGTACAGCCGACGTGCCCTGGAACTGGAGACGTCGCTGGAGGCTTCGACCTCTCAGATGATGAACTTGAATTTGTAA
- the SECISBP2 gene encoding selenocysteine insertion sequence-binding protein 2 isoform X2: MASEGPREPAGEGIKLSADVRPFVPKFAGLGVPWSESSEARVFPSCAATTYYPCVQELPVPEQKLCTEDTAFGASTFPAQYFPPEITLHPYAYPPYTLESPRNVCRVPGPQYDYSQPRCFGGFQTVKPRNEHMCPLPQNAKALFKKKAYEEQKFDSKKTDGPVSSDLQSVKASHMPIHAENSLKSDGYYKRTDRKSRIIEKSGSASKPEFEFTRLDFPELQGPENSERPETQKPPKWGPLHPAPTDISLLREVGKPAAASPEGEIVVKTNNPTESVTASAAASPSSCTRADPKNGSMSSSEVLSSAPSYREKHVAHPARKSKASQGGDPEQNEASRRNKKKKEKSKSKYEVLTVQEPPRIENNFKNSGKKSQIPVQLDLGGMLTALEKKQHSQNAKQSSRPVVFSVGAVPVLSRESASGKKGQRPGPVKTPHNPLDSSAPLVKKGKQREVPKAKRPTSLKKIILKERQERKQQRLQENAVSPASAGEDAQAPAQPDPSGGSEESVSCAPVEESKSEEQPGAELQREAEARPRIHSRRFRDYCSQVLSKEVDACVTDLLKELVRFQDRMYQKDPVKAKAKRRLVLGLREVLKHLKLKKLKCVIISPNCEKIQSKGGLDDTLHSIIDHACEQNIPFVFALNRKALGRSLNKAVPVSVVGVFSYDGAQDQFHKMVELTMAARQSYKAMLENVHRELAAAPGPQAPASPPVQGPNLSTEDGPPAPAGEEEQCYIEIWRRHLEAYSRRALELETSLEASTSQMMNLNL; encoded by the exons ATGGCGTCGGAGGGGCCGCGGGAGCCCGCGGGCGAG GGCATCAAGTTGTCGGCAGATGTCAGACCTTTTGTCCCCAAATTTGCTGGGCTCGGTGTGCCATGGTCGGAGTCGTCAGAAGCACGAGTTTTCCCCAGCTGTGCAGCCACGACATACTATCCATGTGTCCAAGAACTACCAGTGCCTGA ACAGAAGCTCTGTACTGAAGATACGGCTTTTGGAGCTTCAACCTTTCCAGCTCAGTACTTCCCTCCTGAGATCACTCTCCACCCGTACGCCTACCCTCCTTACACCCTGGAGTCTCCACGGAATGTTTGCCGAGTGCCTGGCCCCCAGTATGATTACAGCCAGCCCCGTTGTTTTGGAGGTTTTCAGACAGTGAAGCCACGAAATGAGCACATGTGCCCTCTCCCACAGAATGCGAAAGCGCTCTTCAAG AAGAAGGCCTATGAAGAGCAGAAGTTTGACAGTAAGAAGACCGATGGACCTGTATCATCTGACTTACAGTCAGTTAAAGCTTCACATATGCCCATTCATGCTGagaatagtttgaaatcag ATGGTTATTATAAACGAACAGACAGGAAATCCAGAATCATTGAAAAAAGTGGATCTGCCTCCAAACCTGAGTTTGAATTTACCAGGTTGGATTTTCCTGAACTGCAGGGTCCAGAGAACAGTGAGAGACCAGAGACACAAAAGCCGCCCAAGTGGGGGCCTTTACACCCCGCCCCCACCGACATTTCTCTTCTAAGAGAAGTGGGGAAACCCGCTGCGGCGTCGCCAGAG GGCGAAATAGTGGTGAAAACCAATAACCCGACCGAGTCTGTAACTGCTAGCGCTGCTGCCAGTCCCTCCTCGTGCACGAGAG CAGATCCTAAAAATGGTAGTATGTCGTCTTCTGAAGTTTTATCTTCGGCTCCTTCCTACAGAGAGAAACACGTTGCCCATCCTGCGAGAAAG TCCAAAGCATCACAAGGTGGCGATCCTGAGCAAAACGAAGCCTcaagaaggaataagaaaaagaaggaaaagtctAAATCGAAATACGAAGTCCTGACAGTTCAGGAGCCACCAAGGATTGAG aataattttaaaaatagtggaAAGAAGAGCCAGATTCCAGTACAGTTGGATTTGGGGGGAATGCTGACTGCGCTGGAAAAGAAGCAGCACTCCCAGAATGCAAAGCAGTCCTCCAGACCCGTGGTGTTCTCAG tcggggcGGTGCCCGTCCTCTCCAGGGAGTCCGCGTCCGGGAAGAAGGGCCAGCGCCCCGGCCCGGTGAAGACCCCGCACAACCCCCTGGACTCCAGCGCGCCCCTGGTGAAGAAGGGGAAGCAGAGGGAGGTGCCCAAGGCCAAGAGGCCGACCTCGCTGAAGAAG atcattttgAAAGAGCGGcaggagaggaagcagcagcGTCTCCAGGAGAATGCCGTGAGCCCCGCCTCTGCCGGCGAGGACGCGCAGGCGCCCGCGCAGCCGGACCCCTCAG GGGGATCGGAAGAGTCGGTGTCCTGTGCTCCTGTGGAGGAGAGCAAGTCCGAAGAGCAGCCGGGAGCTGAGCTCCAGAGGGAGGCGGAGGCCCGCCCCAGGATCCACAGCCGACGGTTCCGGGA TTACTGCAGCCAGGTGCTCAGTAAGGAGGTAGACGCGTGTGTCACGGATCTGCTGAAAGAGCTGGTGCGTTTCCAAGACCGGATGTACCAGAAAGACCCGGTCAAGGCCAAGGCCAAGCGCCGCCTCGTGCTGGGGCTGCGGGAAGTCCTCAAGCACCTGAAGCTCAAAAAGCTGAAATGCGTCATCATCTCCCCCAACTGTGAGAAGATCCAGTCGAAAG GTGGGCTGGACGACACGCTGCACAGCATCATCGACCACGCCTGCGAGCAGAACATCCCGTTCGTGTTTGCCCTCAACCGCAAAGCGCTGGGGCGCAGCCTGAACAAGGCGGTCCCCGTCAGCGTGGTGGGGGTCTTCAGCTACGATGGGGCCCAG GACCAGTTCCACAAGATGGTTGAGCTGACGATGGCGGCCCGGCAGTCGTACAAGGCCATGCTGGAGAACGTGCACCGGGAGCTGGCGGCGGCTCCCGGGCCCCAGGCCCCGGCCAGCCCACCCGTGCAGGGGCCCAACCTCTCCACGGAGGACgggcccccagcccccgccgGGGAAGAGGAGCAATGCTACA TTGAAATCTGGAGAAGGCACCTGGAGGCGTACAGCCGACGTGCCCTGGAACTGGAGACGTCGCTGGAGGCTTCGACCTCTCAGATGATGAACTTGAATTTGTAA